The following coding sequences are from one Gemmatimonadaceae bacterium window:
- the kdpC gene encoding potassium-transporting ATPase subunit KdpC, whose translation MLRHQLRPAIVLTLVLCVLTGLIYPGIVTGLAQLLFPRQAAGSLVTSNGTVIGSTLIGQGFTAAKYFHPRPSAAGAGYDDTLSGGTNLGPTSAKLADTLIADAIDTVVHDDGGARGEIPSDMVTSSGSGLDPDISPANARLQVERVAQARGMDAGAVQGLVDRYTQGRQFGVLGERRVNVLRLNRALDRLGTAAPPAAMR comes from the coding sequence ATGCTTCGCCATCAACTGCGCCCGGCGATCGTGCTCACGCTCGTGCTGTGCGTGCTCACGGGGCTCATCTATCCGGGCATCGTCACCGGTCTCGCTCAGCTGCTCTTTCCGCGGCAGGCGGCCGGTTCGCTCGTCACGTCGAATGGAACGGTGATCGGCAGCACGCTCATCGGGCAGGGCTTCACCGCTGCCAAGTATTTTCATCCGCGTCCGTCGGCGGCCGGCGCGGGCTACGACGACACGCTGTCCGGGGGCACGAACCTCGGACCCACGAGCGCCAAGCTCGCGGACACGTTGATCGCCGACGCGATCGACACGGTGGTGCACGACGATGGCGGCGCGCGCGGCGAGATCCCGTCGGACATGGTGACGTCGTCGGGCTCGGGGCTCGATCCCGACATCTCGCCGGCCAACGCGCGGCTGCAGGTCGAGCGCGTGGCACAGGCGCGCGGGATGGATGCCGGCGCGGTGCAGGGGCTCGTGGACCGGTACACGCAAGGTCGTCAATTCGGTGTGTTGGGCGAGCGCCGCGTGAACGTGCTGCGGCTGAACCGCGCATTGGACCGGCTGGGCACTGCCGCCCCACCGGCTGCAATGCGTTAG
- the kdpB gene encoding potassium-transporting ATPase subunit KdpB, with product MAVTKRPLFDPPIVTRAIREAFAKTVSLRHMVRNPVMFIVLLGSAITTVVLVRDIVAHAGHIGFTLQLALWLWFTVVFANFAEAMAEGRGKAQADSLRAMRTTTTAKRLEDPANRLSAEAVPATRLRRGDCVLCTPGDVIPGDGEVIEGVASVDESAITGESAPVIRESGGDRSAVTGGTRVLSDFLIIRITANPGETFLDRMIALVEGAQRQKTPNEMALTILLSGLTIIFLFAVATLEPFAMYSGGSVPVTVLIALLVCLIPTTIGGLLSAIGIAGMDRLIQQNVIAMSGRSVEAAGDVNTLLLDKTGTITLGNRQAVEFIPVGGVTLEHLADRAQLASLPDETPEGRSIVVLAKEKFGLRGRALADGRRVLVAPSGARSSDADAATEAEFVPFSASTRMSGVNMGTLHVRKGAGDAVARWVQENHGAIPEGLKPIVERIARDGGTPLVVAERANGAAHMLGVIYLKDVVKGGIKERFDRIRAMGIRTIMITGDNPLTAAAIASEAGVDDFLAEATPEDKMALIKREQAGGRLVAMTGDGTNDAPALAQADVGVAMNSGTQAAKEAGNMIDLDSNPTKLIEVVEIGKQLLMTRGSLTTFSIANDVAKYFAIIPAMFVATYPALHGLNIMGLHTPQSAILASVIFNALIIIALIPLALRGVRYRPAPAAMILRRNLWVYGVGGLVVPFVGIKLIDMLIVLLHLA from the coding sequence ATGGCCGTCACCAAGCGTCCGCTCTTCGACCCGCCGATCGTCACGCGCGCGATCCGCGAGGCGTTTGCCAAGACCGTGAGCCTGCGCCACATGGTGCGAAACCCGGTCATGTTCATCGTGCTGTTAGGCAGCGCCATCACGACGGTGGTGCTCGTACGCGACATCGTCGCGCACGCCGGCCACATTGGCTTCACGCTCCAGCTGGCGTTGTGGCTGTGGTTCACGGTCGTCTTCGCGAATTTCGCCGAGGCCATGGCCGAGGGCCGCGGGAAGGCGCAGGCCGACAGTCTGCGTGCGATGCGCACCACGACCACCGCCAAGCGCCTCGAGGATCCGGCGAACCGGCTGTCAGCCGAGGCCGTTCCCGCCACGCGGTTGCGCCGCGGCGATTGTGTCCTGTGCACGCCCGGCGATGTCATCCCCGGCGACGGCGAAGTGATCGAGGGCGTCGCCTCGGTAGACGAATCGGCGATCACCGGCGAGTCGGCCCCCGTGATTCGTGAATCGGGCGGCGACCGGTCGGCCGTGACCGGCGGCACGCGCGTGCTTTCGGACTTTCTCATCATCCGGATCACGGCCAACCCCGGCGAGACGTTCCTCGACCGCATGATCGCGCTCGTGGAAGGCGCCCAACGTCAAAAGACGCCTAACGAGATGGCGCTCACGATCCTGCTGTCCGGCCTCACCATCATCTTCCTGTTCGCCGTGGCGACGCTGGAGCCGTTCGCGATGTACAGCGGCGGGTCGGTGCCGGTGACGGTGCTCATCGCGCTCCTGGTCTGCCTCATCCCGACCACCATTGGCGGCCTGCTATCGGCCATCGGCATCGCGGGCATGGACCGGCTGATCCAGCAGAACGTGATCGCGATGAGCGGGCGGTCGGTGGAAGCCGCGGGCGACGTGAACACGCTGCTGCTCGACAAGACCGGGACGATTACGTTAGGCAACAGGCAGGCCGTGGAGTTCATTCCCGTAGGCGGCGTGACGCTCGAGCATCTCGCCGACCGCGCCCAACTTGCCTCGCTGCCCGACGAGACGCCGGAAGGACGCAGCATCGTTGTCCTGGCCAAGGAGAAATTCGGGCTGCGCGGGCGCGCGCTGGCCGACGGCCGCCGCGTCCTGGTCGCGCCGAGCGGTGCACGCTCGAGCGATGCCGACGCCGCCACCGAAGCGGAGTTCGTTCCATTTTCCGCGTCGACGCGCATGAGCGGCGTGAACATGGGCACGCTGCACGTGCGCAAGGGCGCGGGCGACGCCGTTGCGCGGTGGGTGCAGGAGAACCACGGCGCCATCCCCGAGGGTCTCAAGCCGATCGTCGAGCGCATCGCGCGCGACGGCGGCACTCCGTTAGTCGTCGCCGAGCGCGCCAACGGCGCGGCGCACATGTTGGGTGTGATCTACTTGAAGGACGTGGTGAAGGGCGGCATCAAGGAGCGCTTCGACCGCATCCGCGCGATGGGCATCCGCACGATCATGATCACGGGCGACAACCCGCTCACCGCGGCCGCGATCGCGTCCGAAGCGGGCGTCGATGATTTTCTGGCCGAGGCGACGCCCGAGGACAAGATGGCGCTGATCAAGCGCGAGCAGGCGGGCGGCCGGCTCGTGGCGATGACCGGCGACGGCACCAACGACGCGCCGGCGCTCGCGCAGGCCGACGTCGGTGTGGCGATGAACTCCGGCACGCAGGCGGCGAAGGAAGCCGGCAACATGATCGACCTGGACTCGAACCCGACGAAGCTCATCGAAGTGGTCGAGATCGGGAAGCAGCTGCTCATGACGCGCGGCTCGCTCACGACGTTCTCGATCGCCAACGATGTCGCCAAGTATTTCGCCATCATCCCGGCGATGTTCGTGGCGACATATCCTGCGCTACACGGGCTCAACATCATGGGCCTGCATACGCCGCAGTCGGCGATTCTGGCGAGCGTGATCTTCAACGCGCTCATCATCATCGCGCTCATCCCGCTGGCCTTGAGAGGCGTGCGTTATCGCCCGGCGCCGGCGGCGATGATCCTGCGGCGCAACCTGTGGGTCTACGGCGTGGGCGGTCTGGTTGTGCCGTTCGTCGGCATCAAGCTCATCGACATGCTGATCGTCCTCCTGCACCTGGCCTAA
- the kdpA gene encoding potassium-transporting ATPase subunit KdpA has product MTANGWLQIGIFSILVLLITKPLGLYIVRVYDGSLTWLGPVERVMYRVSGIDPREDQHWTRYTVSMLVFSAASMLLTYAVLRLQHLLPLNPQGMAAVSDRQAFETAASFTTNTNWQSYSGETTMSYLSQMTQLTFHNFASAATGIALAMALVRGIVRRSVGTLGNFWRDLVRGTLYLLLPMSLVLALVLTQQGVIQNVSHYVTATTVEGVKQVLAMGPVASQEAIKELGTNGGGFFNANSAHPFENPTPLTNLLEMVAIFAIPSALTYTYGRMARNQRHGWAIWAAMYILFLAGVTTVYRAEARGNPIHAREGVDVVASSGNPGGNMEGKEVRFGIVNSALFATVTSATSCGAVNSMHDSFTPMGGMVPLVNIQLGEVIFGGTGAGLYGMIVMVILTVFLAGLMVGRTPEYLGKKIEAREVQMAMLFVLVFAGAILVLSALAAVTPVGLEGRNNAGPHGLSEILYAFSSTAANNGSAFAGLTGTSYFSNTLLGLNTLIGRFAMHVPMLAMAGFLAEKRIVPESAGTFPVTTPLFVALLISVIVIVGALTFFPALSLGPVVEHFLMHAGRLF; this is encoded by the coding sequence GTGACCGCCAACGGTTGGCTGCAGATCGGGATCTTTTCGATCCTCGTGCTGCTCATCACCAAGCCGCTCGGCCTCTACATCGTCCGGGTGTACGACGGCTCGCTCACGTGGCTTGGTCCGGTGGAGCGCGTCATGTATCGGGTCTCGGGCATCGACCCGCGCGAGGACCAACACTGGACGCGCTATACCGTGTCGATGCTGGTCTTCAGCGCGGCGTCCATGCTGCTGACGTACGCCGTGCTGCGCTTGCAGCATCTCCTGCCGCTCAATCCCCAGGGGATGGCCGCGGTGTCCGACCGCCAGGCGTTCGAGACCGCCGCGTCGTTCACCACGAACACGAATTGGCAGTCGTACAGCGGCGAGACGACGATGTCGTACCTGTCGCAGATGACGCAGTTGACGTTCCACAACTTCGCCTCGGCGGCCACGGGCATCGCGCTCGCCATGGCGCTCGTGCGCGGCATCGTGCGGCGGTCGGTGGGTACGTTAGGCAACTTCTGGAGAGACCTCGTGCGCGGCACGCTGTACCTGCTGCTGCCGATGTCGCTCGTGCTCGCGCTCGTGCTCACGCAGCAGGGCGTGATCCAGAACGTATCGCACTACGTGACGGCGACCACGGTCGAAGGCGTGAAGCAAGTGCTCGCCATGGGGCCGGTGGCGAGCCAGGAAGCGATCAAGGAGCTCGGCACGAACGGCGGCGGATTCTTCAACGCCAACTCCGCGCATCCGTTCGAGAACCCGACGCCGCTCACGAATCTCCTCGAGATGGTGGCGATCTTCGCCATCCCGTCGGCGCTCACGTACACGTACGGCCGCATGGCGCGCAATCAGCGTCACGGGTGGGCGATCTGGGCGGCGATGTACATCCTGTTCCTGGCCGGCGTCACGACCGTCTATCGCGCCGAAGCGCGCGGCAATCCGATCCATGCCAGGGAGGGCGTCGACGTCGTCGCGTCGTCTGGCAATCCCGGCGGGAACATGGAAGGCAAGGAGGTGCGGTTCGGCATCGTCAACTCGGCGCTCTTCGCGACGGTGACCAGCGCGACGTCGTGCGGCGCCGTGAACAGCATGCACGACTCGTTCACGCCCATGGGCGGCATGGTCCCGTTGGTGAACATCCAGTTAGGCGAAGTCATCTTTGGGGGCACCGGCGCCGGATTGTACGGAATGATCGTGATGGTCATCCTCACGGTGTTCCTCGCCGGTCTCATGGTCGGACGTACGCCCGAATACCTGGGCAAGAAGATCGAGGCGCGAGAGGTCCAGATGGCGATGTTGTTCGTGCTCGTGTTCGCGGGTGCGATCCTCGTGCTCTCCGCGCTCGCCGCCGTCACGCCGGTCGGGCTCGAGGGACGGAACAACGCCGGCCCGCACGGGCTGTCCGAGATTTTGTATGCGTTCAGCTCGACCGCCGCCAACAATGGCAGCGCGTTCGCCGGTCTGACGGGGACCTCCTACTTCTCCAACACGCTCCTCGGCCTCAATACGCTGATCGGGCGGTTCGCGATGCACGTGCCGATGCTGGCGATGGCCGGCTTCCTGGCCGAGAAGCGCATCGTGCCCGAGTCGGCGGGGACGTTCCCCGTCACGACGCCGCTCTTCGTGGCGCTTCTCATCTCCGTCATCGTGATCGTCGGGGCGCTCACCTTCTTTCCGGCGCTGTCGTTAGGCCCGGTGGTCGAGCACTTCCTGATGCACGCGGGACGGTTGTTCTGA
- the kdpF gene encoding K(+)-transporting ATPase subunit F, producing the protein MTAEMLIAGVVALGVLVYLVYTLLRPERF; encoded by the coding sequence ATGACCGCCGAGATGCTCATCGCCGGCGTGGTCGCTTTGGGCGTGCTGGTGTACCTCGTGTACACGCTGCTGCGGCCGGAGCGGTTCTGA